A stretch of Chitinophaga caeni DNA encodes these proteins:
- a CDS encoding aminotransferase-like domain-containing protein — translation MHKIFKYLEIANAISQKIKDGVFLPGDKLPSIRTVVKEYGVSMNTATQSFMELERRNLVESRPQSGFYVKVQIRRQFDEPGISNPSLKPGFADAADLIDEVYASLNQPGITRFSLGVPDPSFLPVAKLNKCLLEASRKMPDSGTSYEDIQGNKKLRNNIARWSFTWGSQLVADDLVSTSGAMNAIAYCLLATMEKGDTLAVESPVYFGILQLAQSLGIRVLELPTHPGTGIELGALKKVIGKINACLLVSNFNNPLGSCMPESHKMAVVNMLGEQGIPLIENDLYGDIYFGNARPKPCKAFDQGGTVLWCGSVSKTLAPGYRVGWVAPGKYLRKITRLKLHHTVTNTGIIHEAVGNFIGSDNYEKHLRNLRKELYYNNLQISKTVSASFPQGSQLVPPQGGYAMWIALPGKINTADLYHACMRENISIAPGRMFSLQDQFNNCLRLNIGMKWTPELEQKLIRVGHLAQTLL, via the coding sequence ATGCATAAGATTTTCAAGTATTTAGAGATAGCGAATGCCATTTCGCAAAAAATAAAAGATGGGGTTTTCCTTCCCGGCGATAAGTTACCTTCTATCCGTACCGTAGTCAAGGAGTACGGGGTGAGTATGAATACGGCAACCCAATCTTTCATGGAACTTGAACGACGTAACCTGGTTGAATCGCGCCCGCAATCGGGCTTTTATGTTAAAGTGCAGATTAGGCGGCAGTTCGATGAACCAGGGATAAGCAATCCCTCGCTAAAACCCGGTTTCGCAGATGCAGCAGATTTAATCGATGAAGTATATGCCAGTTTAAACCAACCGGGTATCACGAGATTTTCATTAGGCGTGCCTGATCCGAGTTTTTTGCCGGTAGCCAAATTAAATAAATGTTTACTGGAAGCCAGCCGGAAAATGCCCGACAGTGGCACTTCTTACGAGGACATTCAAGGAAATAAAAAGCTACGCAATAACATTGCGCGGTGGTCATTTACCTGGGGAAGCCAGTTGGTCGCTGATGACCTTGTCAGTACATCCGGAGCTATGAACGCGATTGCTTATTGCCTGCTGGCCACGATGGAAAAAGGCGATACTCTGGCCGTCGAAAGTCCTGTTTATTTCGGTATTCTACAATTGGCCCAAAGTCTCGGAATACGGGTGTTAGAATTACCCACGCACCCGGGAACAGGCATCGAGCTGGGGGCGCTTAAAAAGGTAATTGGGAAAATAAATGCCTGCTTACTAGTTAGCAATTTCAATAATCCCCTGGGTAGTTGTATGCCGGAAAGCCATAAGATGGCTGTTGTAAACATGCTGGGCGAGCAGGGCATCCCCTTGATAGAGAATGATTTATACGGGGATATTTATTTTGGTAACGCCCGCCCCAAACCCTGCAAGGCGTTCGACCAAGGAGGAACCGTTTTATGGTGCGGTTCCGTGTCTAAAACACTTGCGCCGGGTTACCGCGTAGGTTGGGTGGCGCCAGGTAAATATTTAAGGAAAATCACCCGTTTGAAATTGCATCACACGGTGACCAACACCGGGATTATACATGAAGCAGTGGGGAATTTCATAGGGAGCGACAACTATGAAAAACATCTGCGCAATTTACGTAAAGAATTATATTACAACAATTTGCAAATCAGCAAGACCGTTTCAGCATCCTTCCCGCAAGGCAGTCAACTCGTTCCACCCCAAGGTGGTTACGCCATGTGGATAGCCTTGCCTGGCAAAATTAATACGGCCGATTTATACCATGCCTGTATGCGGGAAAATATCAGCATTGCGCCGGGACGAATGTTTAGCCTGCAAGACCAGTTCAACAACTGCCTGAGACTAAACATCGGGATGAAATGGACACCGGAATTAGAGCAAAAGCTCATCCGGGTGGGGCATTTAGCCCAAACTTTGCTATAA
- a CDS encoding TolC family protein, giving the protein MQKKMRTLLLLALMPFYGSYAQKLLSLKDAVAIAVQNYGTIQAKQNYAGASKALEQQAKRDYLPNLNFSFQQDYGTVNGQNGPLYGFGGLGAASSGLPLDHQNWNAAFGALYLANMNWEFFSFGKAKGKIKVANAVAEMDQGDLEQEIFQHKIKVASAYLNLLAAHQLTYSYQKNLDRADTVRRIVVTRALNGLVAGVDSSQANADYANAYISYTRSRDQEQQLQNDLMQLLGITSEQFNYGLDTTLITRVPVAFADDVDISNHPVLAYQQQRLAVSKAQKHYLESMYYPSFSLVGIIQTRGSGFNSGYSQDQTDFTRDYWQGIKPTRTNYLFGVGMTWNITQPFRVSKQVKSQDYITKGLEAEYELYSQKIKAQLELSSTKIRNALNVYNQAPVQVKAASDAFNQRTALYKNGLTNLVNVSQALYVLIRAETDQDIANSNVWQALLLRAAAAGNYDLFDSQL; this is encoded by the coding sequence ATGCAGAAAAAAATGCGAACCTTGTTGCTACTGGCTTTAATGCCGTTTTACGGCTCTTATGCTCAAAAGCTACTGAGCCTTAAAGATGCCGTAGCAATAGCGGTTCAGAACTATGGAACAATTCAAGCGAAACAAAACTATGCTGGCGCTTCCAAGGCATTAGAACAACAAGCCAAGCGGGATTATTTACCCAATTTAAACTTTTCATTCCAACAGGATTACGGCACTGTGAATGGCCAAAACGGGCCATTGTACGGCTTCGGTGGCTTAGGCGCCGCTTCTTCGGGCTTACCCTTGGATCATCAAAATTGGAACGCGGCTTTCGGCGCCCTGTACCTGGCCAATATGAACTGGGAATTTTTCTCCTTCGGGAAAGCAAAGGGCAAAATTAAGGTGGCAAATGCCGTAGCGGAAATGGACCAGGGAGACTTGGAGCAGGAGATTTTCCAACATAAAATCAAGGTAGCATCTGCTTACCTCAACCTGTTGGCGGCACATCAATTAACTTATTCTTACCAAAAAAATCTTGATCGGGCCGATACCGTTCGTAGGATCGTGGTGACCCGCGCACTAAACGGCTTAGTAGCCGGCGTAGATTCGTCACAAGCCAATGCCGATTATGCCAATGCTTATATTTCTTACACCCGCTCCAGGGACCAAGAACAGCAATTACAAAACGACTTGATGCAATTGCTAGGGATTACCAGCGAACAATTTAATTACGGGCTGGATACCACCCTCATCACCCGGGTACCGGTGGCCTTCGCTGATGACGTAGATATTTCAAACCACCCGGTACTTGCATACCAACAACAAAGACTGGCTGTAAGCAAAGCGCAAAAACATTACTTAGAATCCATGTACTATCCCAGCTTTTCCCTAGTGGGTATCATTCAAACCAGGGGATCGGGATTCAACAGCGGTTATAGCCAAGATCAGACCGATTTTACAAGGGATTATTGGCAAGGGATAAAGCCCACAAGAACAAACTACCTATTCGGTGTGGGGATGACCTGGAATATCACGCAACCTTTCCGCGTATCCAAGCAGGTAAAATCGCAAGATTATATAACTAAAGGATTGGAAGCGGAATATGAATTGTACAGCCAAAAAATAAAGGCGCAATTAGAGTTGTCCTCTACAAAAATCCGGAACGCGCTAAACGTGTATAACCAGGCGCCCGTGCAAGTAAAAGCCGCCTCGGATGCTTTCAACCAGAGAACGGCTTTATATAAAAACGGGTTAACAAACCTTGTCAATGTTTCACAAGCTTTGTACGTGCTGATCCGGGCAGAAACAGATCAAGACATCGCCAACAGCAACGTATGGCAGGCATTACTACTTAGAGCGGCTGCAGCAGGAAATTATGACCTGTTCGATAGCCAGTTATAA
- a CDS encoding histidine phosphatase family protein: MNTMIIIARHGNTFRSDEIPRRVGKYTDLPLVETAKGTKIGSYLSEHDMIPDAVFAAPLKRTMETASLAIAAMGGNIPLIPVDDFTEVDYGPDENQTEEAVYERLGNYFIKETGSRGRAFSRDQILEQGKMIVQQWDRDAVVPPGWKVDTGSIINSWINFSGMILKNYAGKKVLVVSSNGIIRFAPYITGDFHGFAQEHAIKVATGALCIFEQELGHNWECKAWNVKP, translated from the coding sequence ATGAACACCATGATTATAATTGCCAGGCACGGGAACACGTTTCGGAGCGATGAAATACCCCGCCGGGTTGGAAAATATACGGATTTGCCATTAGTAGAAACGGCAAAAGGCACGAAGATCGGCAGCTATCTTTCAGAACATGATATGATACCGGATGCCGTATTTGCTGCGCCCTTGAAACGCACCATGGAAACCGCTAGCCTAGCCATTGCTGCCATGGGGGGAAACATTCCGCTGATCCCTGTTGATGATTTTACCGAAGTTGATTACGGCCCGGATGAAAATCAAACGGAAGAAGCAGTGTACGAGCGTTTGGGCAATTATTTCATCAAGGAAACCGGTTCCCGGGGAAGAGCCTTTAGCCGTGATCAGATTTTAGAGCAAGGAAAAATGATCGTGCAACAATGGGATCGCGATGCCGTGGTGCCTCCGGGATGGAAGGTCGATACCGGTTCTATAATCAATAGTTGGATAAACTTCTCAGGAATGATCCTTAAGAACTATGCCGGTAAAAAAGTACTGGTGGTTTCGAGTAATGGCATTATCCGCTTTGCTCCTTACATTACAGGTGATTTTCATGGCTTTGCACAGGAACATGCGATAAAAGTTGCTACCGGCGCTCTTTGCATTTTTGAACAGGAGCTTGGTCATAATTGGGAATGTAAGGCCTGGAATGTGAAACCTTAA
- a CDS encoding response regulator transcription factor: MKILIVEDNRELASSMHDFLSREGYICECSYKIGEAVEKLSLNSYDCILLDIMLPDGSGLELLKFIKEEKINSGILIISARNALDDKVIGLEEGADDYITKPFHLPELHARLRAVFRRKNLDGYNHVSFNEIKLNTDTLEVSIHDQLIEVTKKEFDLLLYFLVNKNRVLSRQSIANHLWGDQTDNLSNFDFVYQHVKNLRKKISSAKGIDYIETVYGLGYKFNIHKTS, from the coding sequence ATGAAGATATTAATTGTTGAAGATAACCGGGAACTGGCTAGCAGCATGCACGATTTCCTGTCCAGGGAAGGGTATATCTGCGAATGCTCCTACAAGATTGGGGAAGCCGTGGAGAAGCTGAGCCTGAATAGTTACGACTGTATCTTGCTTGATATCATGCTTCCCGATGGGAGCGGGCTGGAATTGTTGAAATTTATCAAGGAAGAGAAAATCAATAGCGGGATCCTGATCATTTCAGCGCGGAATGCGTTGGATGACAAAGTGATAGGATTAGAAGAAGGGGCCGACGATTATATAACCAAACCATTCCATTTACCCGAATTACACGCGAGGCTGCGGGCCGTTTTCCGCCGCAAAAATCTTGATGGTTACAACCATGTAAGTTTCAACGAAATCAAACTCAACACCGACACGTTGGAAGTATCCATCCATGATCAATTGATAGAGGTTACCAAGAAAGAGTTTGACCTGTTGTTATACTTCCTGGTAAACAAGAACAGGGTATTGTCCCGGCAGTCGATCGCTAATCATCTTTGGGGCGACCAAACGGATAATTTATCTAATTTTGACTTCGTTTACCAGCATGTGAAGAATTTGAGGAAGAAAATCAGCTCTGCAAAAGGAATCGATTATATAGAAACCGTTTACGGTTTGGGATACAAATTCAACATCCACAAAACCAGCTAA
- a CDS encoding sensor histidine kinase, translating to MNLLNKISLWFIGIILITTPISMYISHKNIKKRLDNAEVQRLKNVNAHVAKQLKQGNEPDTYTQGRAIEISKINGPLPAETCQVVHACGNEASSQNLNLKKNECLIRVNNFIVIKDQVYKISSYDYVTNTDQILKGMMSALTVKMTLIIAFIFITARFLSHRILKPFKQAMLYIRHFSLKKNQNLALLPTTTNEFRELNKFLEKMTNKAIDDYTSMKEFSENASHELQTPLAIIQSKLELLSETTIDESQAGLIVDMQNAIDKLTRINRSLVLLTKLENQEFDNDNNMRFCRVTKDTLAAFTDRIAMKNIAISSKLDKNIIVKIHPTLAEILLSNLFQNAIRHNIEGGQIKILLTTEYFSISNTGLPPEIATEELFKRFKKSNQCINSIGLGLAIVKQICEVSQFNVTYHYDDGWHSVIVCFDKNKVIASEMIPVNYEFPESPGLALS from the coding sequence ATGAACTTACTGAACAAAATATCGTTGTGGTTTATTGGTATCATATTGATTACCACGCCAATCAGCATGTATATTTCGCATAAAAACATCAAGAAACGTTTGGATAACGCGGAAGTACAACGTTTGAAAAATGTAAATGCACATGTTGCGAAACAATTGAAGCAGGGCAATGAACCGGATACATACACGCAAGGCAGGGCAATAGAAATCAGTAAAATCAACGGCCCATTACCTGCCGAAACCTGCCAGGTGGTTCATGCTTGCGGCAATGAAGCGAGTTCACAAAACTTAAACCTGAAGAAAAATGAATGCCTCATCAGGGTAAATAATTTTATAGTGATCAAGGATCAAGTTTATAAAATTTCATCCTATGATTACGTCACCAATACGGACCAGATCCTGAAAGGGATGATGTCTGCCCTCACCGTGAAAATGACCTTGATCATCGCCTTTATTTTTATAACGGCAAGGTTTTTATCCCACCGGATATTGAAACCATTCAAGCAAGCAATGTTGTATATCAGGCATTTCAGCTTAAAGAAAAATCAAAACTTGGCGCTCTTACCCACCACGACGAACGAGTTCCGGGAATTGAATAAATTCTTGGAAAAAATGACGAACAAGGCCATCGATGATTATACGTCGATGAAAGAGTTCAGTGAAAATGCATCCCACGAACTACAAACTCCCCTTGCAATTATACAGTCCAAGTTGGAGTTACTTTCCGAAACTACGATTGATGAATCACAAGCGGGCCTGATCGTAGATATGCAGAATGCCATCGATAAACTTACCCGGATCAACCGTTCCCTGGTGCTATTAACCAAGTTGGAAAACCAGGAATTCGATAACGATAACAATATGCGTTTCTGCCGGGTTACAAAAGATACGCTGGCGGCATTCACCGATCGTATTGCGATGAAAAACATAGCGATCAGTTCGAAGTTAGATAAAAACATTATCGTCAAAATTCATCCCACCTTAGCGGAAATATTATTGTCTAACCTCTTCCAAAATGCTATTCGTCATAATATTGAAGGCGGCCAAATCAAGATTCTATTAACAACGGAATACTTTTCTATTTCCAATACCGGCCTACCGCCGGAAATAGCGACAGAAGAACTTTTTAAACGGTTTAAAAAAAGCAATCAGTGCATCAACAGCATCGGGTTGGGCTTGGCAATCGTGAAACAAATTTGCGAAGTAAGTCAATTCAATGTTACATATCATTATGATGATGGCTGGCATAGCGTGATCGTTTGTTTCGATAAAAACAAGGTCATCGCATCGGAAATGATCCCCGTAAATTATGAGTTCCCGGAAAGCCCCGGCTTGGCGCTCTCTTAA
- a CDS encoding DUF1572 family protein: MESYLESIKKQFLYYKKLGEDAMLQVPDEALFWQYNQNSNSIAIIVNHIAGNMLSRFTNFLDSDGEKSWRNRDAEFEMPLFDNREALLQRWNEGWNCLLGTLELLKEEDLGRIVYIRNDGHTVVEALNRQLAHYPYHVGQMVFIAKMLKDDDWKSLSIPKNRSSEYNDLKFSREKEKRHFTDDL; this comes from the coding sequence ATGGAAAGCTATTTAGAAAGTATCAAGAAACAATTTCTCTACTATAAAAAATTGGGTGAGGATGCCATGTTGCAAGTGCCCGATGAAGCCCTGTTTTGGCAATATAACCAAAACAGTAACAGCATCGCGATCATCGTCAATCATATAGCAGGAAACATGCTATCGCGCTTTACAAATTTCCTGGATAGTGATGGTGAAAAGTCTTGGAGAAACCGCGACGCGGAATTTGAAATGCCCTTGTTTGATAACCGCGAAGCATTGTTGCAGCGCTGGAACGAAGGCTGGAATTGTTTGCTCGGCACCCTGGAACTTTTAAAAGAAGAGGACTTAGGGCGTATCGTTTATATTAGGAATGATGGTCATACGGTCGTGGAAGCCTTAAACCGGCAACTGGCACATTATCCTTACCATGTAGGACAAATGGTATTTATTGCCAAGATGCTCAAAGACGATGATTGGAAATCGCTTTCTATACCCAAGAACAGGTCTTCTGAATATAACGACCTGAAGTTCTCGCGGGAGAAGGAAAAACGGCATTTTACCGATGATTTATAA
- a CDS encoding nuclear transport factor 2 family protein, with product MSDMSQFAHEWIHAWNGHDLEEIMSHYAEEIDFVSPVIQQMGIDPEGRIRSKPALNAYFEKALAKYPDLKFEFYHELRGPGSTVLYYKSINNTLSAEYMEFNASGLVTKVRAHYKPLQDMHTFVSSWLEAWSDTEKPGAAARVANFYRDDCRYKDPGNPATIMGKVALENYLTSLLALNKGWKWTLRELIPIDGGCVVRWQAKIPVQQEIVSLEGMDLLQMEEGKIKYNEVYFDRTTWLKALKKI from the coding sequence ATGTCAGATATGAGCCAATTTGCACATGAATGGATCCATGCCTGGAATGGGCATGACCTGGAAGAAATTATGAGTCATTATGCCGAAGAAATTGATTTTGTTTCCCCGGTAATACAACAAATGGGCATTGATCCGGAAGGACGCATACGATCTAAACCTGCCTTGAATGCTTATTTTGAAAAGGCCCTCGCTAAATACCCGGATCTGAAGTTCGAGTTTTACCACGAGTTAAGAGGGCCCGGATCAACTGTTCTATATTATAAAAGTATCAACAATACGCTTTCGGCTGAATATATGGAATTCAACGCTTCCGGTTTAGTGACTAAAGTAAGGGCACATTACAAACCATTGCAGGATATGCATACCTTTGTTTCCTCTTGGCTGGAAGCTTGGTCGGATACGGAAAAGCCGGGTGCAGCGGCAAGGGTGGCAAATTTTTACAGGGATGATTGCCGTTATAAAGATCCGGGAAATCCTGCTACTATCATGGGTAAAGTAGCATTGGAGAATTATTTAACTTCATTGCTGGCCCTAAACAAAGGTTGGAAATGGACGCTAAGGGAATTGATCCCGATCGATGGCGGTTGTGTTGTAAGATGGCAGGCAAAAATTCCAGTGCAGCAAGAAATAGTGTCCTTGGAAGGAATGGATTTATTGCAAATGGAAGAAGGGAAAATTAAGTATAACGAGGTGTATTTCGATAGAACGACTTGGTTGAAAGCCTTGAAAAAAATATGA
- a CDS encoding AAA family ATPase produces MNRVLFNIALDASLPGDLNKAVTIAGFENIIKEKLSGINAQDNPFLLNISGIPGAGKSTYAAELLQTGEMHDLVYVSFDEIMELHPGYQSEVKQIQDGEHSYVIAYETVFARWEIPARIAGYELIRRAVLNRQSILFEHSSATPYHVELFKDLMLHHRYAVHMHYLETSIGIAKKRIKEREQFQIENLGYTRIIPAIYLEQRLKTLEEYLPKFQEICTSFKRIHT; encoded by the coding sequence GTGAACCGGGTTTTATTCAATATTGCCCTGGATGCCAGTTTGCCCGGAGACTTGAATAAGGCGGTAACGATCGCGGGATTTGAGAATATTATTAAGGAAAAATTATCGGGAATCAATGCGCAGGATAATCCTTTTTTATTAAATATATCGGGTATACCTGGCGCGGGTAAGTCGACTTACGCGGCAGAATTATTACAAACGGGTGAAATGCATGACCTGGTATACGTTTCTTTTGACGAGATCATGGAGTTGCATCCCGGTTATCAATCAGAAGTGAAACAAATACAGGATGGAGAGCATTCTTATGTTATCGCTTATGAAACGGTCTTTGCACGCTGGGAAATTCCGGCTAGGATTGCAGGCTATGAATTGATCCGGAGAGCGGTTTTAAATCGCCAGTCTATATTGTTCGAGCATAGTTCCGCCACGCCATACCATGTTGAATTATTCAAGGACCTAATGCTGCATCATCGGTACGCGGTACATATGCATTACCTGGAAACCAGTATCGGGATAGCTAAAAAAAGAATCAAGGAACGCGAACAATTTCAAATTGAGAACCTCGGCTATACTAGGATCATCCCCGCGATATACCTGGAACAGCGCTTGAAAACATTGGAAGAGTACCTGCCCAAATTCCAGGAAATTTGTACCAGCTTTAAAAGGATTCATACATGA
- a CDS encoding NAD(P)H-dependent flavin oxidoreductase: MKQDLTKLLPIQFPIIQAPMLGVTSPGMVAAVSNEGGLGSLPIGGLSPDAARTLIKATKQLTRKPFAVNLFAHEISSVPRDILQKMWSFLVEFAKSKGYQLDSPSLPEFKFYNHRHQVDMLLEEDIKHVSFTFGNLDNESIKKLHAAGVSLMGTATCLQEAQILESSGIDFIIAQGIEAGGHRGSFLDGELPRIGLFSLLSNILQKCKIPVIAAGGIHHSQSIRAAMELGASGVQIGTPFINSVESQAIPSYKKRLEEATGTDTKLTCAFSGRWARGIINEFMQEVELSGLDIPPYPYQNTLTASLRKMAQAKDDHTMTNLWSGQSLPLQETRSCKDIFLRLLY, from the coding sequence ATGAAACAAGATCTAACGAAGCTATTACCTATACAATTCCCCATTATCCAGGCGCCCATGTTGGGCGTAACAAGCCCGGGGATGGTGGCTGCCGTTTCCAACGAAGGCGGGCTGGGCTCGCTTCCTATTGGCGGACTATCTCCCGACGCAGCAAGAACATTGATTAAGGCAACGAAGCAATTGACGCGAAAGCCTTTTGCAGTAAACCTATTCGCCCACGAGATTTCCAGCGTACCGCGGGATATATTGCAAAAAATGTGGTCATTCTTAGTAGAATTTGCTAAATCCAAAGGTTATCAACTCGATTCGCCAAGTTTACCGGAATTTAAATTTTACAATCACCGTCACCAGGTAGATATGTTGCTTGAAGAAGATATAAAGCATGTAAGCTTTACTTTTGGCAATTTGGATAACGAAAGTATCAAAAAATTACATGCCGCAGGAGTGAGCTTAATGGGTACCGCGACATGCCTGCAAGAAGCACAAATACTGGAATCTTCAGGTATAGACTTCATAATAGCGCAAGGCATTGAAGCGGGAGGACACCGCGGTTCATTCCTGGATGGCGAATTACCGCGGATAGGATTATTTAGTTTACTCTCCAATATCCTACAAAAATGTAAAATACCCGTTATTGCCGCCGGGGGGATACATCATTCTCAAAGTATCAGGGCTGCCATGGAACTTGGCGCCAGCGGTGTGCAGATCGGTACGCCATTTATCAATTCGGTGGAAAGCCAAGCCATTCCTTCCTATAAAAAACGTTTAGAGGAAGCTACCGGAACCGATACAAAATTGACATGTGCATTTTCAGGCAGGTGGGCAAGGGGTATAATAAATGAATTTATGCAGGAAGTAGAGCTGTCGGGCTTAGACATCCCGCCATACCCGTACCAAAACACGTTAACGGCAAGTTTGAGAAAAATGGCGCAAGCCAAGGATGATCATACTATGACCAATTTATGGTCGGGCCAATCATTGCCTTTGCAAGAAACGAGATCCTGTAAAGATATTTTCTTACGCTTGCTGTATTGA
- a CDS encoding 3-deoxy-manno-octulosonate cytidylyltransferase → MKQESILIVIPARYSSTRLPGKPLIKIAGTEMIKRVANIAAFISGKYDNCKYVVATDDARILEFCQQQQIPALMTSPDCQSGTERCFDAAQQVEDKPSFVLNLQGDNPLCPPWFLESIIEAWKVDKTGQVFTPFVQLTWEELDRFYEAKKITPFSGTTVQVDKNGYAVTFSKLPLPAIRKKEKLMQQLPLSPVRRHIGLYAYTFDALANYFQLSPGQYEEPEGLEQMRFIEHRVPVKMVQVDYRGMKGMSGVDSIEDVGRAEAIIAEFGEFKFDS, encoded by the coding sequence ATGAAGCAAGAATCAATATTGATTGTTATACCGGCAAGGTATTCCAGTACTAGGCTACCAGGTAAGCCCTTGATTAAGATTGCCGGAACCGAGATGATTAAGAGGGTCGCTAATATCGCCGCCTTTATCTCCGGTAAGTACGATAATTGTAAATATGTAGTTGCAACCGATGACGCTAGGATATTGGAATTTTGTCAACAACAACAAATACCGGCCTTGATGACTTCACCCGATTGCCAAAGTGGAACGGAACGTTGTTTTGATGCTGCTCAACAGGTGGAGGATAAACCTTCATTCGTATTGAACTTACAGGGCGATAATCCCTTATGCCCGCCCTGGTTTTTAGAAAGTATCATCGAGGCATGGAAAGTTGATAAAACTGGACAGGTATTTACTCCCTTTGTGCAATTAACCTGGGAAGAGTTGGATAGGTTCTACGAAGCAAAAAAAATAACGCCTTTTTCAGGTACTACCGTACAAGTAGATAAAAATGGTTACGCGGTTACCTTCTCAAAACTTCCCCTACCCGCCATCCGTAAAAAAGAAAAGTTGATGCAACAATTGCCATTGTCACCGGTAAGGAGGCACATCGGTTTGTATGCTTATACGTTCGATGCATTAGCCAATTATTTCCAACTGAGTCCCGGGCAATACGAAGAACCTGAAGGTTTGGAGCAGATGCGGTTTATTGAACACCGCGTACCTGTAAAAATGGTACAGGTAGATTACCGCGGCATGAAAGGAATGAGCGGCGTTGATAGCATAGAAGATGTAGGTAGGGCGGAAGCAATTATCGCGGAATTCGGAGAATTTAAATTTGATAGCTAG